A window of Struthio camelus isolate bStrCam1 chromosome 15, bStrCam1.hap1, whole genome shotgun sequence contains these coding sequences:
- the DECR2 gene encoding peroxisomal 2,4-dienoyl-CoA reductase [(3E)-enoyl-CoA-producing] isoform X1: protein MSQAGAACQPPPDVDTDDCLGEYRHLFSPDILAGKVAFITGGGSGIGFRIAEIFMRHGCQTVIASRSLQRVLEASKKLVAATGQRCLPLSLDVRQPQTIVAAVDEAMKEFERIDILVNGAAGNFLCPASALSFNAFKTVMDIDTVGTFNTSKVLFEKCFRDRGGVIVNITATLSYRGQALQVHAGTAKAAIDAMTRHLAVEWGPNNIRVNSLAPGPITGTEGYRRLGGKFAEKASYSEMIPLHRAGNKTEIAHSVLYLASPLSSYVTGTTLVVDGGSWLTSANNFPALLDVWAAGANTNQ from the exons ATGTCGCAGGCCGGTGCCGCCTGCCAGCCGCCGCCGGACGTCGACACGGACGACTGCCTCGGCGAGTACCGCCACCTCTTCAGCCCCGACATCCTGGC cggCAAGGTGGCGTTCATcaccggcggcggctccggcatCGGGTTCCGCATCGCGGAGATTTTCATGAG ACACGGCTGTCAGACCGTCATTGCAAGCCGAAGTCTGCAGCGAGTGTTGGAG gCCTCGAAAAAGCTGGTGGCAGCCACAGGCCAGCGATGCCTACCTCTGTCCCTAGATGTCAGGCAGCCCCAAACCATTGTGGCAGCAGTGGATGAGGCAATGAAAGAGTTTGAGCGGATTGACATCCTTGTAAATG GTGCTGCAGGAAACTTTCTGTGCCCGGCCAGCGCCCTGTCCTTCAATGCCTTCAAGACAGTGATGGATATTGACACTGTTGGCACCTTCAACACCTCCAAAGTGCTCTTTGAGAAATGCTTCCGG GACCGTGGCGGGGTCATTGTTAACATCACAGCAACTCTGAGCTACCGAGGGCAAGCCCTTCAGGTGCATGCTGGTACTGCTAAGGCCGCTATAG atGCCATGACCCGTCACCTTGCTGTGGAGTGGGGACCCAACAATATCCGAGTGAACAGTCTGGCACCAGGCCCTATCACAGGCACGGAGGGCTACCGACGGCTGG GTGGGAAATTTGCTGAGAAGGCAAGCTACTCTGAGATGATCCCCCTCCACCGTGCAGGGAACAAGACGGAGATCGCCCACAGTGTGCTGTACCTGGCGAGCCCCCTCTCCTCCTATGTGACAGGCACCACCCTGGTTGTGGATGGTGGGAGCTGGCTGACCTCTGCCAACAACTTCCCTGCCTTGCTGG ATGTCTGGGCTGCAGGAGCAAACACAAATCAATGA
- the DECR2 gene encoding peroxisomal 2,4-dienoyl-CoA reductase [(3E)-enoyl-CoA-producing] isoform X2 translates to MSQAGAACQPPPDVDTDDCLGEYRHLFSPDILAGKVAFITGGGSGIGFRIAEIFMRHGCQTVIASRSLQRVLEASKKLVAATGQRCLPLSLDVRQPQTIVAAVDEAMKEFERIDILVNGAAGNFLCPASALSFNAFKTVMDIDTVGTFNTSKVLFEKCFRDRGGVIVNITATLSYRGQALQVHAGTAKAAIDAMTRHLAVEWGPNNIRVNSLAPGPITGTEGYRRLGGKFAEKASYSEMIPLHRAGNKTEIAHSVLYLASPLSSYVTGTTLVVDGGSWLTSANNFPALLGIASSSAKL, encoded by the exons ATGTCGCAGGCCGGTGCCGCCTGCCAGCCGCCGCCGGACGTCGACACGGACGACTGCCTCGGCGAGTACCGCCACCTCTTCAGCCCCGACATCCTGGC cggCAAGGTGGCGTTCATcaccggcggcggctccggcatCGGGTTCCGCATCGCGGAGATTTTCATGAG ACACGGCTGTCAGACCGTCATTGCAAGCCGAAGTCTGCAGCGAGTGTTGGAG gCCTCGAAAAAGCTGGTGGCAGCCACAGGCCAGCGATGCCTACCTCTGTCCCTAGATGTCAGGCAGCCCCAAACCATTGTGGCAGCAGTGGATGAGGCAATGAAAGAGTTTGAGCGGATTGACATCCTTGTAAATG GTGCTGCAGGAAACTTTCTGTGCCCGGCCAGCGCCCTGTCCTTCAATGCCTTCAAGACAGTGATGGATATTGACACTGTTGGCACCTTCAACACCTCCAAAGTGCTCTTTGAGAAATGCTTCCGG GACCGTGGCGGGGTCATTGTTAACATCACAGCAACTCTGAGCTACCGAGGGCAAGCCCTTCAGGTGCATGCTGGTACTGCTAAGGCCGCTATAG atGCCATGACCCGTCACCTTGCTGTGGAGTGGGGACCCAACAATATCCGAGTGAACAGTCTGGCACCAGGCCCTATCACAGGCACGGAGGGCTACCGACGGCTGG GTGGGAAATTTGCTGAGAAGGCAAGCTACTCTGAGATGATCCCCCTCCACCGTGCAGGGAACAAGACGGAGATCGCCCACAGTGTGCTGTACCTGGCGAGCCCCCTCTCCTCCTATGTGACAGGCACCACCCTGGTTGTGGATGGTGGGAGCTGGCTGACCTCTGCCAACAACTTCCCTGCCTTGCTGGGTATTGCTTCATCCTCTGCTAAACTCTAG